One segment of Cololabis saira isolate AMF1-May2022 chromosome 9, fColSai1.1, whole genome shotgun sequence DNA contains the following:
- the unm_hu7912 gene encoding apical junction component 1 homolog has product MTRTHPPDILASTLYQDIALNPITDHSISLNSSKKCDLTMIDKSEIINKRHCRSFDFIESLDDPQSFSSSMQYPYKRSEHQTLNKDLWNGLDQPGHLRFSSPDLFNTKQFQQHNNQDKTSYLTWSDSKKRSRSKSAPRIKATLTPVPISVSPPGARKGRDGPQATPDTLRTAETQREHSSRAFLNEVHPIKLQPHSPLYVSDCFEEAKPDKPTTTPHVRCRVDIKPDAAVLQHTSRQVPYAQSEHHWQRYSQASSRSGLYVPRHVVSSPTPTPSECYSGDFKQGYHYATSMSPISYQHVDMHRMSSPTAPYLSQEQRAYSNPNIPTKFFYTEDAVRYPVHPYSRTYFQDDRSSLTSLGSTMLGSTMTGPYDTRTRLVHTLPVRSYYTDGFSNRETAHSAYSRPYPTSEAGSYFSQNPLSRPYCGEDSQFNPYHGSNPRLFYSKPISSPEEQFFPSRPYHTEGHRRPRMSQAFSDDWYRSSISGYSNQSSYSTPPRVRQDLSIPPWFTNSCGETSRLGAYVKNHSQSWDNILYPRHETEQSVPRGRSYENLFYQARHGASSDATSKPVILNLSSSPRRYAALSLSENSLEKGSSNPWKNSKSGHWFVTPEITITDNDICADNSRRQDAHSVGWNTLDNKKTPSVRVVHHQQSSNAADTSKERKHNNFSLQQSLEQLDELLADLVVDYKPPTSRKSSENLLDQLKHLITEDDDRNKESSGLENLGSLNTQLPSSKSSPDTIKDPDSGCDALQRSAEECSPDHSTDEDDTMVCANKKCNRSESMFNACLYFKSCHSCYTFYCSRNCRRDDWETHKETCLYGRVSSVCRHTLKFCRENLDIHKAFSRIAKAGYLSRGRGVLFLGFANPETADHFLQVGLESLLISPTYLSLRELDGFKDNLGEYCKELQQAGNEYDPNECFLLNVSVAVGELVPNRPSPRVQTPTVRKYAKVSLASSSPDKKVLKKDSEMETLILTPPPGTPDIDKEGEEGRKAREVCFVNIQRELRTRGVFLRHEYPKIYNQLCEFVERNKRFTPTTIYPIDRRTGKQFMCMIMAASEPRTLDWLGTPHLLDDII; this is encoded by the coding sequence ATGACACGCACGCATCCCCCTGATATACTGGCATCAACTCTGTATCAGGATATTGCACTAAACCCTATCACTGACCACTCAATTTCTCTCAATTCCTCCAAGAAATGTGACTTGACAATGATTGATAAGTCAGAGATCATCAACAAAAGACACTGCCGTAGTTTTGACTTTATTGAGTCGCTGGATGATCCACAGTCCTTCTCTTCCTCAATGCAGTACCCTTACAAGAGGTCTGAGCATCAGACATTAAACAAAGATCTATGGAATGGACTTGATCAGCCGGGACATCTTCGCTTTTCATCTCCTGATCTTTTCAACACCAAACAGTTCCAGCAGCATAATAACCAAGACAAAACCAGCTATCTGACATGGTCAGATTCCAAAAAGAGATCGAGATCTAAAAGCGCTCCGAGAATCAAAGCAACCCTCACACCTGTGCCCATCTCTGTGTCTCCACCGGGGGCAAGGAAGGGGAGGGATGGACCTCAGGCTACACCAGATACTTTGAGGACCGCTGAAACGCAACGAGAACACTCAAGCAGGGCTTTTTTGAATGAGGTGCACCCTATCAAACTGCAACCTCACTCTCCTCTGTATGTCTCAGACTGTTTTGAAGAGGCTAAACCAGATAAACCCACCACAACACCTCATGTTAGGTGCCGTGTGGACATTAAGCCTGATGCTGCTGTGCTGCAGCACACATCAAGGCAGGTTCCTTATGCACAGTCTGAGCATCATTGGCAAAGGTACTCACAGGCCAGTAGCAGGAGTGGCTTGTATGTACCACGACATGTTGTCTCCTCACCAACGCCCACTCCAAGCGAATGCTACAGTGGAGATTTTAAACAAGGATATCACTATGCCACCAGCATGTCTCCCATCTCTTACCAGCATGTAGATATGCACAGGATGTCTTCACCAACAGCACCATATCTGAGTCAAGAACAAAGAGCTTACTCAAATCCAAACATACCTACCAAGTTTTTCTACACAGAGGATGCTGTTCGGTATCCAGTCCATCCCTACTCAAGAACATACTTTCAAGATGATCGTTCCAGTCTAACCAGCCTTGGTAGTACAATGCTTGGTAGCACAATGACTGGTCCATATGATACCAGGACTCGATTGGTACACACACTTCCTGTGAGGTCGTATTACACAGACGGCTTTAGCAACAGAGAGACAGCACATTCTGCATATAGCAGGCCTTACCCAACAAGTGAGGCTGGATCATACTTTTCTCAAAATCCATTGTCTAGACCTTACTGTGGGGAGGACAGTCAGTTCAATCCCTACCATGGGAGTAACCCGAGGTTGTTTTATTCCAAACCAATCAGTTCTCCTGAGGAACAGTTCTTTCCATCAAGGCCATATCATACAGAGGGTCATCGACGCCCTCGAATGTCCCAGGCCTTTTCAGATGACTGGTATCGTTCAAGTATATCTGGGTATTCAAACCAGTCCTCATATTCCACCCCCCCAAGAGTCAGGCAAGACCTTAGTATACCCCCATGGTTTACAAACAGCTGTGGAGAGACAAGCCGTCTAGGAGCATACGTCAAAAACCACTCCCAATCTTGGGACAATATTCTGTATCCACGACATGAGACGGAGCAATCTGTGCCCCGTGGACGAAGCTATGAGAACCTGTTTTACCAAGCAAGGCATGGGGCATCATCTGATGCTACATCTAAACCTGTCATACTTAACCTTTCAAGTTCACCGAGACGCTATGCTGCTCTGTCTCTATCAGAAAACTCCTTGGAGAAAGGTTCAAGCAATCCTTGGAAGAACTCCAAGAGTGGACATTGGTTTGTTACACCCGAGATCACCATAACGGACAATGACATATGTGCAGATAACAGCAGGCGACAAGATGCCCATTCTGTTGGCTGGAATACATTGGACAATAAGAAAACACCATCTGTAAGGGTAGTGCATCACCAGCAGTCCTCTAATGCAGCAGACACTTCCAAAGAAAGGAAACACAATAACTTCTCCCTCCAACAAAGTCTAGAACAACTCGATGAGCTCTTGGCAGATTTGGTTGTTGACTACAAACCACCAACCAGCAGGAAGTCAAGTGAAAACCTTCTGGACCAGTTAAAACATCTCATCACTGAAGATGATGACAGAAACAAAGAATCTTCTGGACTCGAAAACTTAGGTTCTCTAAACACACAACTTCCATCTTCTAAATCCAGCCCAGACACAATCAAGGACCCTGATAGTGGCTGTGATGCTTTACAAAGGAGTGCAGAAGAATGTTCTCCAGACCACAGCACAGATGAGGATGACACTATGGTGTGTGCCAATAAGAAGTGCAACCGGAGTGAAAGCATGTTCAATGCTTGCTTGTACTTCAAATCATGTCACAGTTGCTACACATTCTACTGCTCACGAAATTGTCGCAGGGATGACTGGGAGACACATAAGGAGACATGCCTGTATGGTCGTGTTAGCAGTGTGTGTCGGCACACTCTTAAGTTTTGCAGAGAGAATTTAGATATCCACAAAGCTTTCTCACGCATTGCTAAAGCTGGCTACCTCTCCAGAGGGAGAGGTGTTCTCTTTCTTGGTTTTGCTAACCCAGAGACAGCTGATCACTTTCTGCAAGTGGGTCTCGAAAGCCTCCTCATTTCTCCCACATACTTGTCTCTTAGAGAGCTGGATGGCTTCAAGGACAACCTGGGGGAATACTGCAAGGAACTTCAGCAAGCGGGAAATGAGTACGACCCCAATGAATGTTTCCTTCTGAATGTATCCGTGGCTGTTGGTGAACTAGTGCCTAACAGACCTTCACCAAGGGTCCAAACACCAACAGTTCGAAAATATGCAAAGGTGTCCTTGGCCTCTTCAAGTCCTGACAAAAAAGTGCTCAAGAAGGATAGTGAAATGGAAACTCTTATCCTCACTCCACCTCCAGGCACACCAGACATTGACaaggaaggagaggagggaCGCAAAGCCAGAGAGGTGTGCTTTGTCAATATCCAGCGTGAGCTCAGAACCAGGGGAGTCTTCCTTCGTCACGAGTACCCCAAAATCTATAATCAGCTGTGTGAGTTTGTGGAGAGAAACAAACGGTTCACTCCCACTACGATTTACCCGATAGATCGGAGAACAGGAAAACAGTTTATGTGCATGATCATGGCTGCGTCTGAGCCAAGAACACTAGACTGGTTGGGTACACCTCATCTCTTGGATGATATTATATAA